The stretch of DNA GGTAGTCTTCTTACTGCAATATCGTTAATTGATAAGCATCCAGAGGTACTGGTGCAATTATCGAGGGCGTATTGAATGCCATAGTGGATTGATTCAGAGTAACCGATATAGGCACTAGATTTTCTAGCGATGAATGCTCTGGAATAATAGCCCGTGCGATCGTGTAAGTCATTACTGCGGCAAAAACCATCCGGACAGAGACCCAGAAGGGAGGTGAGAGAGGTCGTGACTTCTGAATTGAGGAGGGTGGATTGGGAAATCGACTGTTGCGCTCGTTCGACACCCACAAGTTCTGAAAGGACTGTAAAGTACCACTCACCCAAAGTTGAACTCCCTTTTAGGTCAACGAATAAAGCTTCGTTGCGCTGCTTAAGAATGGTGCTTACATCATTCCAGGTTTTGGCACTTGCAAGTTCTGTATCTCCCTTTCTGTAAAAGAGAAAGTTTCCACAAAGCCAGTGGGGAACCGCATAGGTTTCTCCATTTCTCGTGACTGCTGCGATCGCTTCTTTTGAGAAGTTTTCTTTAGGAAAGTCAATCTTGGAAATTTTGCCCAATTGGATGAGGTCTGATAAGAGAATTGTATCGACTTCATAGACATCAGCGGAGGCTTTTTGCAGTCCCCCAGAATAGTAGTCTGCAACAAGGTCTGGGTTATCTACTAATTGAAGATCGACTTCTGGATTCGCCTTTTCAAATTCGCCTTCTATTTTTTGAAATAGAGATAAGCGATCGGGAACATAAGGATACAAAAGAACTCGTAAGGTTTCCTTTGCTAAGGCTGGGATAGCGATCGTGAGTTGACCAACAATACAAGCAACGAATGACCAAGTAAAATGAGCTTTCTTAACCATGTTATGATGCACTTTCTGTATTGGATTAAAATATTAAAACTTTTTTCAAGAGTTAACTTCTATTTCTTCACCAAATTTTTAGTATCGAAATTGCCCTTGTCGAACTGTACGAAAATGTAGAAGTCGATTCGGAGAGATAACCCCATTTCAGCAGCAGCACAAACATTACGCTCCACTACTGCCAGCAACCTTGGCATAAACTTTTGTAACAATCCCAGTAGCTCTGCGTCAAAAAACTCCCAAAACAGCGAGACTCACCCAGTAGTAGTAGGGTGGGCATTGCAGCAACACTTTTCAATTTCGGGGCAACTTTAAATTGGCAATGCCCACCATCTAGGTTTTGGTGGACAAGGTAATTCAATAAATTTCTCAAAAATCCCGATCCTCGCCTTGCCCACCCTTGTATCTTAAGGCTGAAAAAATTATCGTAGAGACGTTGTATACAACGTCTCTACGGGCAATTTGTTCCTTCTTATTTCAGTGCCATTCAACCAGAAATGACTTCCATTTGAGAAATTGCTCGCTCGGTTCTCTCGGGCGGCGATTCGCCCACGCTGTCAACCGCAAGCTTCATCATTGTCATTTGCGCTGGACCGAAAATAGTAGCGAAGGACGCATCCGCTGCATCGCGCCCGGTTCCGATGCGAACGAATCCAGCGCGGGGGGCGAGGCGAGTTGGATCGAAGATATACCAGCGATCGCCTAAATAGGCTTCAAAATAAGCATGAAAGTCCGGCGGTTGCAAGTTGTAGGAGTAACCGGCGGCGAAGCGGGCTGGAATATTGAAGGCGCGACAGAGGGCAATTCCTAAATGGGCAAAATCCCGGCATACGCCTGCCCTTTCGAGCAGCGTATCGCAAGCGGAGGTTTGAGAATCGGTACTGCCGGAAAGATAGACGACATTATCGTAAATCCAGTTACAAATCGCCGTGACTTTCGAGTAACCGGGCAGTAAATGACCGAATTCTTCTTGCGCTAAACGGAATAAGCGATCGGATTGGCAGTAACGCGACGGCCAAAGATACTGCATGGTTTCTAAAGGCAACTTTCCGGGTGGAATTTCGGCAATGGCGTTCGGATCTTCTTCGAGATAACAAACATCGACCAGGGCGCGATAAGAGATTTTAAATTCTCCCGGCGGCGCAATTAAACGCAGATATCGAGTAC from Oscillatoria sp. FACHB-1406 encodes:
- a CDS encoding transglutaminase family protein — translated: MQSSKKHRLEVSSKLSYNLPTECTFIFNISVVRNEHQIVLEEDLNFDPAIASEEYIAADTGTRYLRLIAPPGEFKISYRALVDVCYLEEDPNAIAEIPPGKLPLETMQYLWPSRYCQSDRLFRLAQEEFGHLLPGYSKVTAICNWIYDNVVYLSGSTDSQTSACDTLLERAGVCRDFAHLGIALCRAFNIPARFAAGYSYNLQPPDFHAYFEAYLGDRWYIFDPTRLAPRAGFVRIGTGRDAADASFATIFGPAQMTMMKLAVDSVGESPPERTERAISQMEVISG